The following are encoded together in the Montipora foliosa isolate CH-2021 chromosome 12, ASM3666993v2, whole genome shotgun sequence genome:
- the LOC137979962 gene encoding sphingolipid delta(4)-desaturase DES1-like: MGGQVSRNDWIWSYTAEPHATRRKEILAKYPQIKKLMGSDPNLKYQIMLVMALQMGLVYSVQFMSWPMVIFFTYTLGGLLNQSLCLGIHEVAHNLAFGHSRPLANKIFSLFANLPAGIPIAITFKKYHLTHHRYQGDVEFDGDLPTKFESRFFVNTATKLLWVLTMPFWFAVRPMLVYPTWPQLLEVVNVILQIGFDYLIYQYWGGKALFCLTMSKLYGISLHPAGGHAIAEHYQFQDDVETYSYYGPLNWFLFNIGYHNEHHDFPNIPGSRLPQLQEIAPEYYKTLPHHTSYCRVIYEFITNPKIGPFARTKRQGNRPQGEDLKVD; encoded by the exons ATGGGAGGACAAGTCTCAAGAAACGACTGGATATGGTCTTACACCGCCGAACCACATGCTACAAGGAGAAAGGAGATTTTAG CCAAATACCCACAAATCAAGAAACTGATGGGATCCGATCCGAACCTGAAGTATCAAATTATGTTGGTGATGGCGCTCCAAATGGGTCTTGTTTACTCAGTGCAATTCATGTCCTGGCCAATGGTGATTTTCTTTACATACACACTTGGTGGACTACTCAATCAATCCTTGTGTTTAGGAATCCACGAGGTTGCGCATAATTTGGCTTTCGGTCACTCACGTCCACTTGCCAATAAGAtcttttcattgtttgcaaatctTCCTGCTGGTATACCAATTGCGATCACCTTCAAAAAGTACCACCTGACACACCACAGATATCAGGGAGACGTGGAATTTGATGGAGACTTGCCAACAAAGTTTGAATCCCGGTTTTTTGTCAACACCGCAACCAAATTGCTATGGGTGTTAACGATGCCATTTTGGTTTGCTGTACGCCCAATGCTTGTCTACCCAACGTGGCCTCAACTCCTGGAAGTCGTCAATGTTATACTTCAAATTGGTTTTGATTATCTAATATACCAATACTGGGGCGGAAAGGCTCTTTTCTGTTTGACGATGAGCAAGTTGTACGGGATAAGCCTTCACCCTGCCGGTGGTCACGCGATCGCAGAGCACTACCAATTCCAAGATGATGTTGAAACATATTCCTACTATGGTCCCTTGAACTGGTTCCTCTTCAACATTGGCTACCATAACGAGCATCATGACTTCCCCAATATCCCTGGATCACGACTTCCCCAGCTGCAGGAGATTGCGCCCGAGTATTACAAGACTTTGCCTCATCATACCTCCTATTGCAGGGTCATATACGAATTCATTACCAATCCAAAGATCGGCCCCTTTGCCAGGACGAAGCGCCAGGGAAATAGaccccaaggcgaggacttgaAGGTAGACTAA